A single Sphingopyxis chilensis DNA region contains:
- a CDS encoding heparinase II/III domain-containing protein, with product MTRTIAILLAAAALPAVPAAAQTPPAASAQAFAPLFAAEVDRARRDVDASIKAGINVPVPKDPGGGFTHEQHKRNYRTIFEGGQLFRLTGEARYRDHVRDLLLAYADLYPKLGPHPAASNQVPGRLFWQSLNDSVFLVNAVQGYAEIRDALSPADRKRIDDQVIRPMARFLSDGSPEVINRIHNHATWAAAGVGLSGYLLGDRDLVDKALLGLDKSGKAGFLRQLDLLFSPDGYYAEGPYYQRYALQPFIVFTAAIAANDPDRKIFEYRDGIVLKAIRTAIDVTHDGYFLPINDAMPDKSLRTEELYHAVAIAYGATKDPAFLSIADWQGRTVLTPAGQAMAADLAAGKAKPWPFGSRLLSDGPEGKGGALVLLRTKADATGPLLVAKNTVQGMGHGHFDRLGWLYYDETGAVVTDYGAARFLNVEAKRGGRYLPENDSWASATIAHNTLVVDEQSHFAGDWKAGEKSGTRQLAASLEGPTRYAIGEIDSAYEDVKIRRALLLVEVDGLANPLALDILRGTGSGRHRYDLPLHFSGHIIDSDIALDRKLAERPVLGKANGYQHLWVDGEGAKAGKARLTWRQGSRFYSYHMAPPAGARFIVAESGANDPEFNLRREPALIQRVDGAEDATFVGLLEPHGAYDASAETVVASSSRVTGLDHRRAKGVDLVVVTLVDGRRIAVAVANDVAPDARHSVTVDGSTLAWTGPVGRLDLAKTGAKK from the coding sequence GTGACCCGCACCATCGCGATCCTGCTCGCCGCCGCGGCGCTGCCTGCGGTTCCCGCCGCGGCACAGACCCCGCCCGCCGCTTCGGCGCAGGCGTTCGCGCCGCTCTTCGCCGCCGAGGTCGATCGCGCACGGCGCGATGTCGATGCGTCGATCAAGGCAGGCATCAACGTGCCCGTGCCCAAGGACCCCGGCGGCGGGTTTACCCATGAACAGCATAAGCGCAATTATCGCACGATCTTCGAGGGCGGCCAGCTTTTCCGCCTGACCGGCGAGGCGCGCTACCGCGATCATGTCCGCGACTTGCTGCTCGCTTATGCCGATCTCTATCCGAAGCTCGGGCCGCATCCCGCAGCGTCGAACCAGGTTCCGGGCCGCCTGTTCTGGCAGAGCCTGAACGACAGCGTCTTCCTCGTGAACGCGGTGCAGGGCTATGCCGAAATTCGCGATGCCTTGTCACCCGCCGACCGCAAGCGCATCGACGATCAGGTGATTCGCCCGATGGCGCGCTTCCTGTCCGACGGCTCGCCCGAGGTGATCAACCGCATCCACAATCATGCGACCTGGGCGGCGGCTGGGGTGGGCCTGTCGGGTTATCTGCTCGGTGATCGCGATCTGGTCGACAAGGCGCTGCTCGGGCTCGACAAGAGCGGCAAGGCGGGCTTCCTGCGCCAGCTCGACCTGCTCTTCTCGCCCGACGGCTATTATGCCGAAGGGCCCTATTATCAGCGCTATGCGCTCCAGCCTTTCATCGTCTTCACGGCGGCGATCGCGGCGAATGATCCCGACCGCAAGATCTTCGAATACCGCGACGGCATCGTGCTCAAGGCGATCCGCACCGCGATCGACGTAACGCACGACGGCTATTTCCTGCCGATTAACGACGCGATGCCAGACAAGAGCCTGCGTACCGAGGAACTCTATCACGCGGTCGCGATCGCCTATGGCGCCACGAAGGATCCGGCCTTCCTGTCGATCGCCGACTGGCAGGGGCGCACGGTGCTGACGCCGGCGGGGCAGGCGATGGCGGCAGACCTTGCGGCGGGCAAGGCCAAGCCTTGGCCCTTCGGATCGCGGCTGCTCTCCGACGGTCCCGAGGGCAAGGGCGGCGCGCTCGTTCTCCTGCGCACCAAGGCCGACGCGACCGGTCCGCTGCTCGTCGCCAAGAATACGGTGCAGGGCATGGGGCACGGCCATTTCGACCGGCTGGGCTGGCTCTATTATGACGAGACGGGCGCGGTCGTGACCGACTATGGCGCCGCGCGCTTCCTCAATGTCGAGGCGAAGCGGGGCGGGCGTTATCTCCCCGAAAACGACAGCTGGGCGAGCGCGACGATTGCGCACAACACGCTTGTTGTCGACGAGCAAAGCCACTTCGCAGGCGACTGGAAAGCTGGCGAAAAATCGGGGACGCGCCAGCTCGCGGCGTCGCTCGAAGGTCCCACCCGCTATGCGATCGGCGAGATCGACAGCGCGTACGAGGATGTCAAAATCCGCCGCGCTTTGCTGCTTGTCGAGGTCGATGGCCTCGCCAATCCCCTCGCGCTCGATATCCTCCGTGGAACTGGCAGCGGCAGGCATCGCTATGACCTGCCGCTGCATTTTTCGGGGCATATCATCGACAGCGACATCGCGCTCGACCGCAAACTCGCCGAACGGCCGGTGCTCGGAAAGGCGAACGGCTACCAGCATCTGTGGGTCGACGGCGAGGGCGCAAAGGCCGGCAAGGCGCGGCTGACGTGGAGGCAGGGCAGCCGCTTCTACAGCTATCATATGGCGCCGCCCGCGGGCGCGCGCTTCATCGTCGCGGAGAGTGGCGCCAACGATCCCGAATTCAATCTGCGCCGCGAGCCCGCGCTGATCCAGCGCGTCGACGGTGCCGAGGACGCGACCTTCGTCGGCCTGCTCGAACCGCACGGCGCCTATGACGCGTCGGCCGAGACCGTCGTCGCCAGCAGTTCGCGCGTGACGGGGCTCGACCATCGCCGCGCAAAGGGCGTCGATCTCGTCGTCGTCACGCTTGTCGATGGACGCCGCATTGCGGTCGCGGTCGCCAACGATGTCGCGCCCGACGCGCGGCACAGCGTCACCGTGGACGGCAGCACGCTGGCCTGGACCGGCCCCGTCGGCCGCCTCGACCTTGCCAAAACCGGAGCGAAGAAATGA